ACTTTCAACAACAAAAAAAAGTGAAAAATGAAAACGTCTAAAGATAATATTGAATGGCAGATCAAAAAACAGATGGAGGAAAGGGAAATTACCCCATCGCGCGATCTGTGGTCTGAAATTGAGCTTCAGAACAGCAGTAATCGTCCCAGATTACAGGTGAACTGGATATTAATAGCGGCATGTTTCCTGTTGACATTTGGTTTAGGGAGTGTTTTCTTTTTTCTTAATCAGCCTTCAGAAACACAACCGGAAATTGTAAAGAAAACAGCAAAAAATAATGAAGAAGAAATTATAAAAGCTCCTGTTCAGAATAATATTCCGCTGGCAGTTGAGAATAATGATAAAAAGGAAGTGAAGAAAACACTTTCAGAAGATAACAAAGAAGTTATTTCTCCATTGGCAATGGGGGAAAATAAACTTCTTCCTAAAGAAATGATTCCTATTAAGAAACTGGATATTCCTCAGATTTCCAATCCTAGACTGATGGCGAAAGCCGATTCTTTAAAAACTCCGGTTAAAAAGAAAAAATATGTAGATCCTTCCACACTTCTTTTCTCAGTAGAGCATAAAGATGTCATCGAAAAAACAAAAGATGGAAGTAACGTGGCAACTACTATTGATTTGAATGCCAGATAATTTATCCGTAATAAATAAAAAATAATACTATGATCAAGAAATTAATCGTAATGGGATTGCTGTGCTTTTTTTCAGCGTCAATCCATGCACAAAAGAAATTCAATATTAATCTTTCTTCTAAAAAAGATACGGAGGTAAGCCCGATTGTAAAAGAGAAAGTAGAAGAATATGCAGTTAAAATCAACGCTATTATTCAGGAAGAAAAAAAACTGATGGAGGAGGAATTGGTAGTTTTGCAGGCAAAAAATCTCAATAAATCTGATTTCGACAGAGAAAAAGCTCTGATTGCAGATCGGTATTCTGAGAAAATGGATAAAAGAATTGAGGAACTTGGATTTGATCTGGATGATGTGATTCAGAAGCAGGTAAGATATTCTCTTTTGAATACAGATGTTACGTCCAAAGAAGAACTTAAAGAAAAGCTTTTGAAAAAATTCCGTCCCAGCAGAAGCTTTACAGGATATTTCTCCTACGGAATTATGACATTAACGAATAGCTCTCCGGATAATGTACTTGATAAAAATATCGGATATGCCAATAACCTGGAATTTGGTCTTAAACTCAATTATCAGCTTAGCAGAACAAGTCCCTGGGCTATTATTTCCGGATTAGGATTCTCCTGGAGAACGGTAAGAGCAGATAATAATATGCTGTTTACAAGAAGTGCAGATCAGGGAGTTGCTTTAGTTCAAGCTAACGAAAACCTTGATAAAAGTAAACTGAGAACTGGGTATATTATGGTTCCTTTGGGGGTACAATATAATTTCTCCAAGCTTAAGAATGCAGGAATGGATATCCAGTACCGCAGCTATTACACCGGATTTAAAATAGGAGCCAATGTATACGGAGGGGTAAAAATGTCAACCAACAATATTATAAAAGATGGTGATGGTGAAACCAGAGACCGTGGAAATTATCAGGTGAATCCTTTTGTATACGGAGCACAGATTACGGTTTCCTATAACAGCTTTAGTCTCTTTGTTAAAAAAGATTTCAGCAACTTCTTTAAAGACAGCTATTTCAAAAATGATAAAGCATTGATATTCGGCCTGGCTATTGGATTAGATTAAATATATTTTAATAGCAAACGAAAAACTCCGGGAAAAGCTCCCGGAGTTTTTGCATTGTATCAGTTATAGAATCATTATTTTAAACTTCCTACCATATCTTCTGGTTTCACCCACTCGTCAAACTGTTCAGCAGTTAATAAACCAAGATTAACAGCCTCTTCTTTTAACGTTGTCCCGTTCTTATGAGCGGTTTTTGCAATCTTAGCTGCATTTTCATATCCGATATGAGTATTTAATGCTGTCACAAGCATTAAAGATTTGTCTACAAGCTCTTTAATTCTCTCATGGTTCGGTTCAATACCTACAGCACAGTGATCATTGAAGGAAATACATGCATCAGCAATCAACTGGGCCGACTGTAAGAAATTGTAAGCCATAACCGGTTTGAAAACATTCAGCTCATAATTTCCCTGAGTTCCGGCAAAAGAAATGGTGGTGTCATTTCCTAAAACCTGTGCACAAACCATCGTCATTGCCTCATTTTGAGTAGGATTTACTTTTCCAGGCATGATAGACGATCCCGGTTCATTCTCAGGAATATGAATTTCCCCGATTCCTGAACGAGGACCTGATGCCAGTAATCTGATATCCTGAGCTATTTTATATAAAGACACAGCCAGTTGCTTTAACGCTCCGTGAGATTCAACAATCGCATCGTGTGCAGCAAGGGCTTCAAATTTATTTTCTGCAGTAATAAAAGGATGGTTGGTAAATTGGGCAATATATTCTGCCACCTTTACATCGTAGCCGTTAGGAGTATTCAATCCTGTACCTACAGCTGTTCCTCCCAATGCCAGCTCAGAAAGATGGGGTAATGTATTTTTCAAAGCTCTCAATCCGAATTCCAGCTGAGCCACATATCCGGAAAATTCCTGTCCGAGAGTAAGCGGAGTAGCATCCATCAGGTGGGTTCTCCCGATTTTTACAATATCTTTGAAGGCTTTTGATTTCTCAGCCAGTGTATTTTTTAATTTCTCTACTGCAGGAATAGTTACCTCCACTACTTTTGTATACGCAGCAATGTGCATGGCAGTAGGATATGTGTCATTGGAAGATTGGGATTTATTCACATCATCATTCGGGTGAATTTCAGATTTTTCACCCAACGTTCCTCCATTATTAACATGGGCTCTGTTGGAAACGACTTCATTGACATTCATGTTCGATTGCGTTCCGGAACCTGTCTGCCAGATCACCAACGGAAACTGGTCATTAAGTTTTCCCTCCAGAATTTCATCACATACTTTAGCGATCATATCTCTTTTTTCAGCAGGAAGTACTCCCAGATCTGTATTGGTATAGGCTGCTGCTTTTTTCAGATAAGCAAAAGCTTCAATGATTTCTTGCGGCATTGAACCCTCAGGTCCGATTTTGAAATTATTTCTGGAACGTTCCGTCTGTGCACCCCAAAATTTATCTGCAGGTACCTGCACTTCTCCCATGGTGTCTTTTTCTATTCTGTAATTCATATTATTTATTTGATTTTTCTTTTGTTAAAATGAGATCCTTTATATCGGGCATATTCCTCCCCACATCATAGCTTATAAAACATATTGGGCCAACTGATTTTAAATTTAGTCTCATGCTGTCCTGCAAGACATTAAATAGAGTTAAAGTTCCTGTGGAAAATATGCAATCTTCGTAGCGTTGTGAAGAAAATTTAGCCTCTTTAATAGAAATAACAAACTCATTTTTTTCATTAGTTGTTACATCAGATTTTAAAATTGTAAACCTTTCATTTTGAAAATTGATAAACGAAAAAGTAATAGAATGGGGTGTTTTTTCCAAAATCTCAAATTTAATTGGATGCCCCTCAACTTTTCCGGTCCAAGTTCCTGAAAGTTGTATCGTATTTTCATATTGACCGAAATAGCTACTGTACATTATAAAACAGAAAAAAATGAC
The genomic region above belongs to Chryseobacterium culicis and contains:
- a CDS encoding porin family protein, which encodes MIKKLIVMGLLCFFSASIHAQKKFNINLSSKKDTEVSPIVKEKVEEYAVKINAIIQEEKKLMEEELVVLQAKNLNKSDFDREKALIADRYSEKMDKRIEELGFDLDDVIQKQVRYSLLNTDVTSKEELKEKLLKKFRPSRSFTGYFSYGIMTLTNSSPDNVLDKNIGYANNLEFGLKLNYQLSRTSPWAIISGLGFSWRTVRADNNMLFTRSADQGVALVQANENLDKSKLRTGYIMVPLGVQYNFSKLKNAGMDIQYRSYYTGFKIGANVYGGVKMSTNNIIKDGDGETRDRGNYQVNPFVYGAQITVSYNSFSLFVKKDFSNFFKDSYFKNDKALIFGLAIGLD
- the fumC gene encoding class II fumarate hydratase; this translates as MNYRIEKDTMGEVQVPADKFWGAQTERSRNNFKIGPEGSMPQEIIEAFAYLKKAAAYTNTDLGVLPAEKRDMIAKVCDEILEGKLNDQFPLVIWQTGSGTQSNMNVNEVVSNRAHVNNGGTLGEKSEIHPNDDVNKSQSSNDTYPTAMHIAAYTKVVEVTIPAVEKLKNTLAEKSKAFKDIVKIGRTHLMDATPLTLGQEFSGYVAQLEFGLRALKNTLPHLSELALGGTAVGTGLNTPNGYDVKVAEYIAQFTNHPFITAENKFEALAAHDAIVESHGALKQLAVSLYKIAQDIRLLASGPRSGIGEIHIPENEPGSSIMPGKVNPTQNEAMTMVCAQVLGNDTTISFAGTQGNYELNVFKPVMAYNFLQSAQLIADACISFNDHCAVGIEPNHERIKELVDKSLMLVTALNTHIGYENAAKIAKTAHKNGTTLKEEAVNLGLLTAEQFDEWVKPEDMVGSLK